A genomic region of Saccopteryx bilineata isolate mSacBil1 chromosome 1, mSacBil1_pri_phased_curated, whole genome shotgun sequence contains the following coding sequences:
- the LOC136331267 gene encoding patr class I histocompatibility antigen, A-2 alpha chain-like isoform X5 — MGSPTFFLLLSGVLTPTWAGRHSLRYFITAVSRPGRAEPRYIDVGYVDDREFVRFDSDAASPRVEPRAPWMEQPWVDQKHPQDWDRSTRNSKSHEQIFREYLIVLRGYYNQSEDGSHTLQGMSGCEVAQDGHLLRGYSQFAYDGTDYIALNEDLRSWTAADAAAQITRRKWEEIGEAERFRSYLEGECVEWLRFYLEKGKETLQRADPPKAHVTHHPLSDREVTLRCWALGFYPAEITLTWQRDGQDLTQDMELVETRPAGDGTFQKWAAVAVPPGEEQSYTCHVQHEGLPEPLTLRWEPLQATVPTVVTIAVLVLLGAVVSGTVVGAVMWRRRRSGGKGGSYTQAASSDSAQGSDVSLMASKDETLIWGCVGAEGTGLGDEDSLGHFEHVKNY, encoded by the exons ATGGGGTCCCCAAccttctttctgctgctctcgGGGGTCCTGACCCCGACCTGGGCCG gtCGCCACTCCCTGAGATATTTCATCACCGCCGTGTCCCGGCCCGGCCGCGCGGAGCCCCGGTACATCGATGTCGGCTACGTGGACGACAGGGAGTTCGTGCGGTTCGACAGCGACGCCGCGAGCCCGAGGGTGGAGCCGCGGGCGCCGTGGATGGAGCAGCCGTGGGTGGACCAGAAGCACCCGCAGGATTGGGACCGGAGCACGCGGAACTCCAAGAGCCACGAGCAGATTTTCCGAGAGTACCTGATCGTCCTGCGCGGCTACTACAACCAGAGCGAGGACG GGTCTCACACCCTCCAGGGGATGTCTGGTTGCGAAGTGGCCCAGGACGGGCACCTCCTCCGCGGGTACAGTCAGTTCGCCTACGACGGTACCGACTACATCGCCCTGAACGAGGACCTGCGCTCCTGGACCGCGGCCGACGCGGCGGCTCAGATCACCCGGCGCAAGTGGGAGGAGATCGGTGAGGCTGAGCGCTTCAGGAGCTACCTGGAGGGGGAGTGCGTGGAGTGGCTCCGCTTTTAcctggaaaaggggaaggagacgcTGCAGCGCGCAG ACCCCCCAAAGGCACACGTGACCCACCACCCCCTATCTGACCGTGAGGTCACCCTgaggtgctgggccctgggcttcTACCCTGCGGAGATCACCCTGACCTGGCAGCGTGACGGGCAGGACCTGACCCAGGACATGGAGCTTGTGGAGACCAGGCCTGCGGGGGACGGGACCTTCCAGAAGTGGGCGGCCGTGGCGGTGCCCCCTGGAGAGGAGCAGAGCTACACGTGCCATGTGCAGCACGAGGGGCTGCCCGAGCCCCTGACCCTgagatggg agcCTCTTCAGGCCACTGTCCCCACTGTGGTCACCATTGCTGTCCTGGTCCTCCTTGGAGCTGTGGTCTCTGGAACTGTAGTGGGGGctgtgatgtggaggaggagGCGCTCAG GTGGGAAAGGAGGGAGCTACACTCAGGCTGCCA GCAGTGACAGTGCTCAGGGCTCTGATGTGTCTCTCATGGCTTCTAAAGATGAGACCCTGATTTGGGGATGCGttggggcagaggggacaggactgGGTGATGAGGATTCTCTGGGACATTTTGAGCACGTGAAGAACTATTGA
- the LOC136331267 gene encoding patr class I histocompatibility antigen, A-2 alpha chain-like isoform X1 produces MGSPTFFLLLSGVLTPTWADRGPGTTPPRVTVISPSPSPGRHSLRYFITAVSRPGRAEPRYIDVGYVDDREFVRFDSDAASPRVEPRAPWMEQPWVDQKHPQDWDRSTRNSKSHEQIFREYLIVLRGYYNQSEDGSHTLQGMSGCEVAQDGHLLRGYSQFAYDGTDYIALNEDLRSWTAADAAAQITRRKWEEIGEAERFRSYLEGECVEWLRFYLEKGKETLQRADPPKAHVTHHPLSDREVTLRCWALGFYPAEITLTWQRDGQDLTQDMELVETRPAGDGTFQKWAAVAVPPGEEQSYTCHVQHEGLPEPLTLRWEPLQATVPTVVTIAVLVLLGAVVSGTVVGAVMWRRRRSGGKGGSYTQAASSDSAQGSDVSLMASKDETLIWGCVGAEGTGLGDEDSLGHFEHVKNY; encoded by the exons ATGGGGTCCCCAAccttctttctgctgctctcgGGGGTCCTGACCCCGACCTGGGCCG ACCGCGGACCTGGAACCACGCCTCCAAGGGTCACGGTTATCagcccctccccgtccccaggtCGCCACTCCCTGAGATATTTCATCACCGCCGTGTCCCGGCCCGGCCGCGCGGAGCCCCGGTACATCGATGTCGGCTACGTGGACGACAGGGAGTTCGTGCGGTTCGACAGCGACGCCGCGAGCCCGAGGGTGGAGCCGCGGGCGCCGTGGATGGAGCAGCCGTGGGTGGACCAGAAGCACCCGCAGGATTGGGACCGGAGCACGCGGAACTCCAAGAGCCACGAGCAGATTTTCCGAGAGTACCTGATCGTCCTGCGCGGCTACTACAACCAGAGCGAGGACG GGTCTCACACCCTCCAGGGGATGTCTGGTTGCGAAGTGGCCCAGGACGGGCACCTCCTCCGCGGGTACAGTCAGTTCGCCTACGACGGTACCGACTACATCGCCCTGAACGAGGACCTGCGCTCCTGGACCGCGGCCGACGCGGCGGCTCAGATCACCCGGCGCAAGTGGGAGGAGATCGGTGAGGCTGAGCGCTTCAGGAGCTACCTGGAGGGGGAGTGCGTGGAGTGGCTCCGCTTTTAcctggaaaaggggaaggagacgcTGCAGCGCGCAG ACCCCCCAAAGGCACACGTGACCCACCACCCCCTATCTGACCGTGAGGTCACCCTgaggtgctgggccctgggcttcTACCCTGCGGAGATCACCCTGACCTGGCAGCGTGACGGGCAGGACCTGACCCAGGACATGGAGCTTGTGGAGACCAGGCCTGCGGGGGACGGGACCTTCCAGAAGTGGGCGGCCGTGGCGGTGCCCCCTGGAGAGGAGCAGAGCTACACGTGCCATGTGCAGCACGAGGGGCTGCCCGAGCCCCTGACCCTgagatggg agcCTCTTCAGGCCACTGTCCCCACTGTGGTCACCATTGCTGTCCTGGTCCTCCTTGGAGCTGTGGTCTCTGGAACTGTAGTGGGGGctgtgatgtggaggaggagGCGCTCAG GTGGGAAAGGAGGGAGCTACACTCAGGCTGCCA GCAGTGACAGTGCTCAGGGCTCTGATGTGTCTCTCATGGCTTCTAAAGATGAGACCCTGATTTGGGGATGCGttggggcagaggggacaggactgGGTGATGAGGATTCTCTGGGACATTTTGAGCACGTGAAGAACTATTGA
- the LOC136331267 gene encoding patr class I histocompatibility antigen, A-2 alpha chain-like isoform X2 — protein sequence MGSPTFFLLLSGVLTPTWADRGPGTTPPRVTVISPSPSPGRHSLRYFITAVSRPGRAEPRYIDVGYVDDREFVRFDSDAASPRVEPRAPWMEQPWVDQKHPQDWDRSTRNSKSHEQIFREYLIVLRGYYNQSEDGSHTLQGMSGCEVAQDGHLLRGYSQFAYDGTDYIALNEDLRSWTAADAAAQITRRKWEEIGEAERFRSYLEGECVEWLRFYLEKGKETLQRADPPKAHVTHHPLSDREVTLRCWALGFYPAEITLTWQRDGQDLTQDMELVETRPAGDGTFQKWAAVAVPPGEEQSYTCHVQHEGLPEPLTLRWEPLQATVPTVVTIAVLVLLGAVVSGTVVGAVMWRRRRSGGKGGSYTQAASDAQGSDVSLMASKDETLIWGCVGAEGTGLGDEDSLGHFEHVKNY from the exons ATGGGGTCCCCAAccttctttctgctgctctcgGGGGTCCTGACCCCGACCTGGGCCG ACCGCGGACCTGGAACCACGCCTCCAAGGGTCACGGTTATCagcccctccccgtccccaggtCGCCACTCCCTGAGATATTTCATCACCGCCGTGTCCCGGCCCGGCCGCGCGGAGCCCCGGTACATCGATGTCGGCTACGTGGACGACAGGGAGTTCGTGCGGTTCGACAGCGACGCCGCGAGCCCGAGGGTGGAGCCGCGGGCGCCGTGGATGGAGCAGCCGTGGGTGGACCAGAAGCACCCGCAGGATTGGGACCGGAGCACGCGGAACTCCAAGAGCCACGAGCAGATTTTCCGAGAGTACCTGATCGTCCTGCGCGGCTACTACAACCAGAGCGAGGACG GGTCTCACACCCTCCAGGGGATGTCTGGTTGCGAAGTGGCCCAGGACGGGCACCTCCTCCGCGGGTACAGTCAGTTCGCCTACGACGGTACCGACTACATCGCCCTGAACGAGGACCTGCGCTCCTGGACCGCGGCCGACGCGGCGGCTCAGATCACCCGGCGCAAGTGGGAGGAGATCGGTGAGGCTGAGCGCTTCAGGAGCTACCTGGAGGGGGAGTGCGTGGAGTGGCTCCGCTTTTAcctggaaaaggggaaggagacgcTGCAGCGCGCAG ACCCCCCAAAGGCACACGTGACCCACCACCCCCTATCTGACCGTGAGGTCACCCTgaggtgctgggccctgggcttcTACCCTGCGGAGATCACCCTGACCTGGCAGCGTGACGGGCAGGACCTGACCCAGGACATGGAGCTTGTGGAGACCAGGCCTGCGGGGGACGGGACCTTCCAGAAGTGGGCGGCCGTGGCGGTGCCCCCTGGAGAGGAGCAGAGCTACACGTGCCATGTGCAGCACGAGGGGCTGCCCGAGCCCCTGACCCTgagatggg agcCTCTTCAGGCCACTGTCCCCACTGTGGTCACCATTGCTGTCCTGGTCCTCCTTGGAGCTGTGGTCTCTGGAACTGTAGTGGGGGctgtgatgtggaggaggagGCGCTCAG GTGGGAAAGGAGGGAGCTACACTCAGGCTGCCAGTGA TGCTCAGGGCTCTGATGTGTCTCTCATGGCTTCTAAAGATGAGACCCTGATTTGGGGATGCGttggggcagaggggacaggactgGGTGATGAGGATTCTCTGGGACATTTTGAGCACGTGAAGAACTATTGA